From the Halalkalicoccus sp. CGA53 genome, one window contains:
- a CDS encoding DUF106 domain-containing protein translates to MGRTAEKATTLMEEDEAMADALATVLRAADESGEVAWVDVKAEITSGQWGRIIQTGILTEGSEGFVVRDVDEVRTAVEESGLTSQSTTAREAEEASRDDEEDTSWTQWDKAAGLATVLLFVGYWWNPARDLVGGTMDTLIGPIDAVVPFYATILVLALVTGLYSALLQANLMDTSVMGEHQEKMKALQERRKKAKEREDDEELDRIQEEQMEMMGDQIDVFKAQFRPMVWIMLFTIPVFLWLYWRVFDNPGGLTEAGQIVFPIAGELENGWRTGVIGPMQAWIVWYVVCSIAFAQVVRKTLNINLTPTGT, encoded by the coding sequence ATGGGACGGACAGCGGAGAAGGCGACGACCCTCATGGAGGAGGACGAGGCGATGGCCGACGCTCTCGCGACGGTGTTGCGCGCCGCCGACGAGAGCGGGGAGGTCGCCTGGGTCGACGTGAAGGCCGAGATCACGAGCGGGCAGTGGGGTCGGATCATCCAGACGGGGATCCTGACCGAGGGATCGGAGGGGTTCGTCGTGCGCGACGTCGATGAGGTCCGAACCGCGGTTGAGGAGTCGGGGCTCACCTCTCAGTCGACGACCGCACGCGAGGCCGAGGAGGCCTCGCGAGACGACGAGGAGGACACCAGCTGGACCCAGTGGGACAAGGCGGCGGGGCTCGCCACCGTCCTGCTGTTCGTCGGCTACTGGTGGAACCCGGCGCGCGACCTCGTCGGCGGGACGATGGACACCCTGATCGGGCCGATCGACGCCGTCGTCCCCTTCTACGCGACGATCCTCGTCCTCGCGCTGGTCACCGGCCTCTACTCCGCGCTCTTGCAGGCGAACCTGATGGACACCTCGGTGATGGGCGAACACCAGGAGAAGATGAAGGCACTCCAGGAACGGCGGAAGAAGGCCAAAGAGCGCGAGGACGACGAGGAACTCGATCGGATCCAGGAGGAGCAGATGGAGATGATGGGCGACCAGATCGACGTGTTCAAGGCCCAGTTCCGGCCGATGGTCTGGATCATGCTCTTCACCATCCCCGTCTTCCTCTGGCTCTACTGGCGGGTGTTCGACAACCCGGGGGGGCTCACCGAGGCCGGCCAGATCGTCTTCCCGATCGCGGGCGAACTTGAGAACGGCTGGCGGACCGGCGTGATCGGGCCGATGCAGGCGTGGATCGTCTGGTACGTCGTCTGCTCGATCGCGTTCGCGCAGGTCGTACGGAAGACGCTCAACATCAACCTCACCCCGACGGGCACCTGA
- a CDS encoding helix-turn-helix domain-containing protein, translated as MATIAEFDVASEEFALSETRGEVPDAEFEVERVVAHDRDRLMPFVWISADDLDAIERALAEDRTIADHEVIADLEDERLYRMEWIEDVLVIVHILTEEEGTVLTASGRDDRWHFRVLFPDHSALSATHDFARDAGLAFDVTKVYKLDDDREGRFGLSEEQYSALVEATERGYFDVPRSTSLEELASEMGISHQSLSERLRRAQRSLNENTILIGGAGREQELRY; from the coding sequence ATGGCCACCATCGCGGAGTTCGACGTCGCGTCCGAGGAGTTCGCCCTCTCGGAGACGAGAGGAGAGGTTCCCGACGCCGAGTTCGAGGTCGAACGCGTCGTCGCACACGACCGGGACCGACTGATGCCGTTCGTCTGGATCAGCGCCGACGATCTCGACGCGATCGAGAGGGCGCTCGCGGAGGACCGAACGATCGCCGATCACGAGGTGATCGCGGACTTAGAGGACGAACGGCTCTATCGCATGGAGTGGATCGAGGACGTTCTCGTGATCGTCCACATCCTCACCGAGGAGGAGGGGACGGTCCTGACGGCCTCCGGAAGGGACGACCGCTGGCACTTCCGCGTGCTCTTTCCCGATCACTCTGCGCTCTCGGCCACCCACGACTTCGCGCGGGACGCGGGGCTCGCCTTCGACGTGACGAAGGTGTACAAGCTCGACGACGACCGCGAGGGCCGGTTCGGGCTGAGCGAAGAACAGTACAGCGCCCTCGTCGAGGCGACCGAGCGCGGCTACTTCGACGTCCCCCGGTCGACCTCGCTCGAGGAACTCGCCTCGGAGATGGGGATCAGTCACCAGTCGCTCTCCGAACGGCTCAGACGAGCTCAGCGGAGTCTCAACGAGAACACGATCCTGATCGGCGGCGCGGGCAGGGAACAGGAACTGCGCTACTGA
- the ilvD gene encoding dihydroxy-acid dehydratase — protein sequence MSNAPQERAKREKDERLRSREVTEGPERAPHRAMFRAMGFDDEDLASPMVGVANPAADVTPCNVHLDDVAEAAIEGVDGSGGMPIEFGTVVISDAISMGTEGMKASLISRELIADSVELVAFGERLDALVTVAGCDKNLPGMMMAAIRTDLPSVFLYGGSIMPGEHEGRDVTIQNVFEGVGAYSQGEMSEEELDDLERHACPGAGSCGGMFTANTMASISEAIGLAPLGSASPPAEDDSRYEVAREAGELVLDCIEADRRPSDIVSKASFENAIAIQVALGGSTNGVLHLLAMAAEAGVDLRIDEFDEISKRTPKIANLQPGGSKVMTDLHEQGGVPVVIRRLLEAGLFHGDAMTVTGRTIAEELEELDLPSDEEVDPELVRPVSDPFDAEGAIRILKGNLAPDGAVLKVTAKDAKHHVGPARIFEREEEAMAYVQEGEIEAGDVLVIRNEGPQGGPGMREMLGVTAAVVGQGHEDDVAMVTDGRFSGATRGPMIGHVAPEASVGGPIALLEDGDEVTVDIPERTLSVDLTDEELDERRAAWERPEPTYTGGVLAKYGTLFDSAANGAVTNPGVKRE from the coding sequence ATGAGTAACGCACCGCAGGAGCGTGCGAAGCGGGAGAAAGACGAGCGACTCAGGAGCCGCGAGGTCACCGAGGGACCGGAACGCGCCCCACACCGCGCGATGTTCAGGGCGATGGGCTTTGACGACGAGGACCTCGCCTCGCCGATGGTCGGCGTGGCGAACCCCGCTGCGGACGTCACCCCCTGTAACGTCCACCTCGACGACGTCGCGGAGGCGGCGATCGAAGGCGTGGACGGCTCGGGAGGGATGCCGATCGAGTTCGGGACGGTCGTGATCAGCGACGCGATCTCGATGGGCACCGAGGGGATGAAGGCGTCGCTGATCTCGCGGGAGCTGATCGCGGATTCGGTCGAACTCGTCGCCTTCGGCGAGCGTCTCGACGCGCTCGTCACCGTCGCGGGCTGTGACAAGAACCTCCCGGGGATGATGATGGCCGCGATACGGACGGACCTACCCTCCGTCTTCCTCTACGGCGGCTCGATCATGCCGGGCGAACACGAGGGACGCGACGTCACGATCCAGAACGTCTTCGAGGGCGTCGGGGCCTACTCGCAGGGCGAGATGAGCGAGGAGGAACTGGACGACCTCGAGCGGCACGCCTGTCCCGGCGCGGGCTCCTGCGGCGGGATGTTCACCGCGAACACGATGGCCTCGATCTCGGAGGCGATCGGCCTCGCCCCGCTCGGAAGCGCCTCCCCACCCGCCGAGGACGACTCGCGCTACGAGGTCGCACGAGAGGCGGGGGAACTCGTCCTCGACTGCATCGAGGCGGACAGGAGACCCTCCGATATCGTCTCGAAGGCGAGCTTCGAGAACGCGATCGCGATCCAGGTCGCCCTCGGGGGGTCGACCAACGGCGTGCTCCACCTGCTCGCGATGGCGGCCGAGGCGGGGGTCGACCTCAGGATCGACGAGTTCGACGAGATATCGAAGCGCACGCCGAAGATCGCGAACCTCCAGCCAGGGGGCTCGAAGGTGATGACCGACCTCCACGAGCAGGGCGGGGTGCCGGTCGTGATCCGGCGGCTGCTGGAGGCTGGGCTGTTCCACGGCGACGCGATGACGGTGACGGGGAGGACGATCGCTGAGGAACTGGAAGAACTCGACCTCCCCTCGGACGAGGAGGTCGATCCGGAACTCGTCAGACCCGTCTCCGATCCCTTCGACGCGGAGGGGGCGATTCGGATCCTGAAGGGGAACCTCGCGCCGGACGGCGCGGTGCTCAAGGTCACCGCGAAGGACGCGAAACACCACGTCGGCCCGGCGCGGATCTTCGAGCGCGAGGAGGAGGCGATGGCCTACGTGCAGGAAGGAGAGATCGAAGCGGGCGACGTCCTCGTCATCAGGAACGAGGGGCCGCAGGGTGGGCCGGGGATGCGAGAGATGCTCGGCGTCACCGCCGCCGTCGTCGGCCAGGGCCACGAGGACGACGTCGCGATGGTGACCGACGGCCGCTTCTCGGGGGCGACTCGCGGGCCGATGATCGGCCACGTCGCGCCGGAGGCGAGCGTCGGCGGCCCGATCGCCCTGCTGGAAGACGGCGACGAGGTGACGGTGGATATACCCGAGAGGACGCTCTCGGTCGATCTCACGGACGAAGAACTGGACGAACGGCGAGCGGCCTGGGAGCGTCCGGAGCCGACGTACACCGGTGGTGTACTCGCGAAGTACGGGACGCTGTTCGACTCGGCAGCGAACGGCGCGGTCACCAACCCGGGCGTGAAACGCGAGTAG
- a CDS encoding succinylglutamate desuccinylase/aspartoacylase family protein, translating to MEIGTAHANRGERSTGTLEVTELPTGGPERVPIGIVAGETGGPTLWVTAAIHGDEVTALAVAQDAFTTLDPASIRGTLVCMPTTNPAGLRRNERTSYYHDDDPNRFFPDADHDSARPPRVQEVIDRRLSDAITASADALLDLHTAQVGSVPFTIRDRVLYGERRSKSEAEALATDLDRLAEAFGLPVVTEYAAEEYVEEGLHRSTAGSVLNGAGIPAITPELGGHSVVDEDTRTAGLAGVFRTLVELDMLDSVPEPVSTADPGYSPPVDFPVRRAVGPHADRAGIVRHRVEPGEAIGIGETVAEVVSPHGEVLSAVESRHEGYVLARKEGVAVYENDPLYSLAVRDNEELVVPRPED from the coding sequence ATGGAGATCGGAACGGCACACGCGAACCGAGGCGAGCGTTCGACCGGCACCCTCGAGGTCACGGAACTCCCCACGGGTGGTCCGGAGCGAGTCCCCATCGGGATCGTCGCCGGCGAGACCGGGGGGCCGACGCTGTGGGTGACGGCAGCGATCCACGGCGACGAGGTGACCGCGCTCGCGGTCGCCCAGGACGCCTTCACAACGCTCGACCCGGCATCGATCCGCGGCACGCTCGTCTGTATGCCGACGACGAACCCGGCCGGGCTCAGACGGAACGAACGGACCTCCTACTACCACGACGACGACCCGAACCGCTTTTTCCCCGACGCCGATCACGACTCCGCGCGCCCGCCGCGCGTGCAGGAGGTGATCGACCGACGGCTCTCCGACGCGATCACGGCGTCCGCCGACGCGCTCCTCGACCTCCACACTGCGCAGGTCGGCTCGGTCCCGTTCACGATCCGCGACCGGGTGCTCTACGGCGAGAGACGGTCGAAATCGGAGGCGGAGGCGCTCGCGACCGACCTCGACCGGCTCGCGGAGGCGTTCGGTCTCCCGGTCGTCACCGAGTACGCAGCCGAGGAGTACGTCGAGGAAGGGCTGCACCGCTCGACTGCGGGGTCGGTGCTCAACGGGGCCGGTATCCCCGCGATCACGCCCGAACTCGGCGGACACTCCGTCGTCGACGAGGATACCCGGACCGCCGGTCTCGCTGGCGTGTTCAGAACGCTCGTCGAACTCGACATGCTCGATTCCGTCCCCGAACCGGTCTCGACGGCCGATCCGGGCTATAGCCCTCCCGTCGACTTCCCGGTCAGACGGGCGGTCGGGCCGCACGCCGATCGGGCGGGAATCGTCCGACACCGTGTCGAGCCCGGTGAGGCGATCGGGATCGGAGAAACCGTCGCCGAGGTCGTGAGCCCGCACGGCGAGGTCCTCTCGGCGGTCGAGAGCAGGCACGAGGGATACGTCCTCGCCCGAAAGGAGGGCGTCGCTGTCTACGAGAACGACCCGCTCTACAGCCTCGCGGTGCGCGACAACGAAGAGCTCGTGGTCCCCCGACCCGAGGACTGA
- a CDS encoding cation:proton antiporter, which translates to MIPFVAEGVLSPPFEDPILIFGLAMVVFLTAPLVLARYRLPGIVGIILVGAAIGPNGLGLLERDATIQLLGEVGLIYLMFVAGLEINLNRFVENTDRSVVFGLLSFVVPQGVGTVVGVYLLGLTVPAALLFASIFASHTLLAYPIVNRLGLAKNEAVMTTIGGTILTDTLALLVLAVVIAAEAGVLDAAFGGRLAIGLALFFVGVWIVVPRIGAWFFRTLNEESYFEFLFVMVVLFACAFLAELVGVEHIIGAFLAGLVLNRLIPETGPLMNRIEFVGNALFIPFFLLSVGMLVDVRVVTESSASVVIGGSLIVMVIVTKVAAAWLTGRIYGYSSDEVLGIFALSVGQAAAALAIVGIGFDAGVPGFDQTMINGVVLMILVVSLVSPAAMERAGRGIASERERAPYDPSEAPQRLLVPVSSAADHAERLLDVALLVRNPRTEEPIRTLSVVRPGEDAERDVADAEERLSRLGRYASGAEVAVEGQTRVDYNVASGIVRAAVENRITTVVIGWDGARSRRQRVFGDVIDQVLRRTKQLVLVARVREPLNTTDRIVVLLPPEIEHNAGFPEAIHTVNRIAEATGAALLAVPVSEGDEEFDRLLAAVEPEVPTEVQGVPDWAGLLALLRDDVRKRDLVVCVSARRDAMGWHPQLQTLPKSISTLVDGDFVVVYPASGARADDRRFLQLS; encoded by the coding sequence ATGATACCGTTCGTCGCCGAGGGAGTGCTGTCGCCACCGTTCGAGGACCCGATCCTGATCTTCGGACTGGCGATGGTCGTCTTCCTCACCGCGCCGCTGGTACTCGCGCGGTATCGCCTGCCCGGGATCGTCGGGATCATCCTCGTCGGGGCGGCGATCGGCCCCAACGGACTGGGACTGCTCGAACGCGACGCCACGATCCAGCTGCTTGGCGAGGTCGGCCTGATCTACCTGATGTTCGTCGCCGGCCTGGAGATCAACCTCAACCGGTTCGTCGAGAACACGGACAGGAGCGTCGTCTTCGGCCTGCTCTCGTTCGTCGTCCCGCAGGGCGTCGGGACCGTCGTCGGCGTCTATCTGCTTGGTCTGACGGTCCCGGCGGCCCTGCTGTTCGCCTCGATCTTCGCCTCGCACACGCTGCTCGCCTATCCGATAGTGAACCGTCTCGGGCTGGCGAAGAACGAAGCCGTGATGACCACCATCGGCGGGACGATCCTCACTGACACGCTCGCGTTGCTCGTGCTCGCCGTGGTGATCGCCGCCGAGGCGGGCGTCCTCGACGCGGCGTTCGGAGGTCGACTCGCGATAGGACTCGCGCTCTTCTTCGTGGGGGTCTGGATCGTGGTGCCGCGGATCGGCGCGTGGTTCTTCCGGACGCTCAACGAGGAGAGCTACTTCGAGTTCCTCTTCGTGATGGTGGTGCTGTTCGCCTGTGCGTTTCTCGCCGAACTCGTCGGCGTCGAGCACATCATCGGAGCGTTCCTCGCCGGACTGGTGCTCAACCGGCTGATCCCCGAGACCGGCCCGCTGATGAACCGGATCGAGTTCGTCGGCAACGCGCTGTTCATCCCCTTCTTCTTGCTCTCGGTCGGGATGCTCGTCGACGTGCGCGTGGTCACCGAGAGTTCGGCCTCGGTCGTCATCGGCGGGTCGCTGATCGTCATGGTGATCGTGACGAAGGTCGCGGCGGCGTGGCTCACCGGCCGGATCTACGGCTACAGCTCCGACGAAGTGCTGGGGATCTTCGCGCTCTCGGTGGGCCAGGCCGCGGCGGCCCTCGCCATCGTCGGTATCGGCTTCGACGCGGGCGTCCCCGGCTTCGACCAGACCATGATCAACGGCGTCGTCCTGATGATCCTCGTCGTCAGCCTGGTGAGCCCCGCTGCGATGGAGCGTGCCGGACGGGGGATCGCGAGCGAGCGCGAACGCGCCCCGTACGATCCGAGCGAGGCACCACAGCGGCTCCTCGTCCCGGTCTCGTCGGCCGCCGACCACGCAGAACGGCTGCTCGACGTGGCCTTGCTCGTTCGCAACCCCCGCACGGAGGAGCCGATCCGGACGCTCTCGGTGGTGAGACCCGGCGAGGACGCGGAACGCGACGTCGCGGACGCCGAAGAACGGCTCTCGCGCCTCGGACGGTACGCCTCGGGCGCCGAGGTGGCCGTCGAGGGCCAGACGAGGGTAGACTACAACGTCGCCTCGGGCATCGTCCGTGCGGCGGTCGAAAACCGCATCACGACCGTCGTGATCGGGTGGGACGGCGCCCGCTCGCGTCGCCAGCGCGTCTTCGGCGACGTGATCGATCAGGTGCTCCGACGGACGAAACAGCTCGTTCTCGTCGCCCGGGTGAGAGAGCCGCTCAACACCACGGATCGGATCGTGGTGCTGCTTCCCCCGGAGATCGAGCACAACGCGGGCTTCCCGGAGGCGATCCACACCGTCAACCGGATCGCCGAGGCCACCGGCGCGGCCCTCCTCGCTGTGCCCGTCTCGGAGGGAGATGAGGAGTTCGACCGACTGCTCGCCGCGGTCGAACCCGAGGTCCCGACCGAGGTCCAGGGCGTCCCCGACTGGGCGGGCCTGCTCGCGCTGCTCAGGGACGACGTCCGGAAACGGGATCTCGTCGTCTGCGTGAGCGCTCGCCGTGACGCGATGGGCTGGCACCCCCAGCTCCAGACGCTGCCGAAGAGCATCTCGACGCTCGTCGACGGCGATTTCGTCGTCGTCTACCCGGCGAGCGGCGCGCGTGCGGACGACCGGCGGTTCCTCCAGCTCAGCTGA
- a CDS encoding RNA-guided pseudouridylation complex pseudouridine synthase subunit Cbf5 has product MLRPPPEERSTDDLRTFGVVNLDKPPGPSSHQVAAWVRDLTGVGRAAHAGTLDPKVTGCLPVLTGDATRLSQVFLEGGKEYVAVLELHGHAPANLERVLSEFEGELYQKPPRKSAVSRRLRTREIYALDLLDLEERRALLRIHCESGTYVRKLCHDMGLALGTGAHMGDLRRTGTDPFDDSDLVTLHDLTDALAFAEEGEEEPLREVLRPAEEALIHLPRLTIAESAAREVAEGAPVYAPGVLDSEVGPEGEPLAACYTPNGSVVCLGRVVGDPDAERGTVVDLERVLV; this is encoded by the coding sequence ATGCTCAGACCACCGCCCGAGGAGCGGTCGACCGACGATCTGCGGACGTTCGGGGTCGTGAACCTCGACAAGCCGCCGGGTCCGAGTTCGCACCAGGTCGCCGCCTGGGTTCGCGATCTGACAGGAGTGGGCCGGGCCGCCCACGCGGGGACGCTCGACCCGAAGGTCACCGGCTGTCTGCCCGTCCTCACCGGCGACGCGACCAGGCTCTCTCAGGTCTTCCTCGAAGGGGGAAAGGAGTACGTCGCCGTGCTCGAACTGCACGGACACGCGCCGGCGAACCTCGAACGGGTACTCTCGGAGTTCGAGGGCGAGCTCTACCAGAAACCGCCGCGAAAGAGCGCGGTCTCCCGACGACTGCGGACCAGGGAGATCTACGCCCTCGACCTGCTGGATCTCGAAGAGCGACGCGCGCTCCTCCGGATCCACTGTGAGAGCGGGACCTACGTCAGGAAGCTCTGTCACGACATGGGCCTCGCGCTCGGGACGGGCGCACACATGGGCGATCTCAGACGAACCGGGACCGATCCGTTCGACGACTCGGACCTCGTGACGCTTCACGACCTGACCGACGCGCTCGCGTTCGCCGAGGAGGGCGAGGAAGAACCGCTGCGGGAGGTCCTCCGACCGGCCGAAGAGGCACTCATCCACCTCCCCCGTCTCACCATCGCCGAGAGCGCCGCCCGGGAAGTGGCCGAGGGCGCGCCAGTCTACGCGCCGGGCGTCCTCGACAGCGAGGTCGGTCCGGAGGGCGAGCCGCTGGCCGCCTGTTACACCCCGAACGGGTCTGTCGTCTGTCTCGGACGGGTCGTGGGCGACCCGGACGCGGAGCGGGGGACGGTCGTCGACCTCGAACGGGTGCTCGTGTAG
- the cmk gene encoding (d)CMP kinase, giving the protein MLLTVSGPAGSGKSTAAAGLADSLGYEHVSGGDIFRELAAERGLSLIEFNRLAENEDSIDRDLDRRLRETARDRDDLVLEARLSGWMAGEYADLRIWLDAPLSVRAARVADREEKTPEEAREESVTRAESEARRYREYYGIEITDLSIYDLVVNTSRWSVEAEVDLLAAAARTYDPETDEGPFPVEGVRYEF; this is encoded by the coding sequence ATGTTACTGACCGTCTCCGGCCCCGCTGGGAGCGGGAAGAGCACCGCCGCGGCCGGGCTCGCCGACTCGCTCGGCTACGAGCACGTGAGCGGCGGGGACATCTTTCGGGAGCTGGCCGCAGAGCGCGGGCTCTCGCTGATCGAGTTCAACCGTCTGGCCGAGAACGAGGACTCGATCGACCGCGATCTGGACAGGCGACTCAGAGAGACCGCACGCGATCGGGACGACCTCGTCCTCGAAGCGAGGCTCTCGGGGTGGATGGCCGGGGAGTACGCCGACCTGCGGATCTGGCTCGACGCGCCGCTGTCGGTTCGAGCCGCACGGGTCGCTGATCGGGAGGAGAAGACCCCGGAGGAAGCGAGAGAGGAGTCGGTCACTCGCGCAGAAAGCGAGGCACGACGCTACCGGGAGTACTACGGGATCGAGATCACCGACCTCTCGATCTACGATTTAGTAGTGAACACCTCGCGCTGGAGCGTCGAGGCCGAAGTCGACCTGCTCGCGGCGGCCGCGCGAACGTACGACCCGGAGACGGACGAGGGGCCGTTCCCGGTCGAGGGCGTCCGCTACGAGTTCTAA
- a CDS encoding adenylate kinase — MEQPNILILGPPGAGKGTQSTRLAAEYDVDHVSTGDMLRQNKEMETPYGTPGEYMDAGELVPDEVMEAVVEEALGNAEGFVLDGYPRTDDQAAFLAGIADLDVILHLEVDREELVRRLTGRRVDPETGENYHVEFDMPEEEAVADRLIQREDDREDVVRERLRVFEENTAPVIEFYSDREEFVTVDGEGSPEVVWERIRDAVESTA, encoded by the coding sequence ATGGAGCAGCCGAACATCCTGATCCTCGGTCCGCCGGGCGCTGGCAAGGGCACACAGAGCACGCGACTCGCCGCCGAGTACGACGTCGATCACGTCTCGACGGGCGACATGCTCAGACAGAACAAGGAGATGGAGACGCCCTACGGCACCCCGGGCGAGTACATGGACGCGGGCGAACTCGTCCCAGACGAGGTGATGGAGGCGGTCGTCGAGGAGGCGCTCGGCAACGCGGAGGGGTTCGTTCTCGACGGCTACCCCCGGACCGACGACCAGGCGGCCTTTCTCGCCGGGATCGCCGACCTCGACGTGATCTTGCACCTGGAGGTCGACCGCGAGGAGCTCGTCCGTCGGCTGACCGGCCGCCGGGTCGATCCGGAGACGGGCGAGAACTACCACGTCGAGTTCGACATGCCGGAAGAGGAGGCGGTGGCCGACCGGCTGATCCAGCGCGAGGACGATCGGGAGGACGTCGTGCGCGAGCGACTGCGCGTGTTCGAGGAGAACACGGCGCCGGTGATCGAGTTCTACAGCGACCGCGAGGAGTTCGTCACCGTCGACGGCGAGGGCTCACCGGAGGTGGTCTGGGAGCGGATCCGCGACGCGGTCGAGTCCACGGCGTGA
- a CDS encoding halocyanin domain-containing protein, with the protein MTNRNADWIGRRSFTITLAGALAAGLAGCADDDDGDGNGDDGDENGGGEYVEDEPEYDDWFDDVDTYEGTLDMTGEEEVTVMNGAGETGMRFDPPAILVDAGTTVVWEWTGEGGSHDVTHADGEFQSDTQDGEGETFEHTFEDDGIHRYYCTPHQANGQKGAVVVQ; encoded by the coding sequence ATGACGAACCGAAACGCGGACTGGATCGGCCGTCGGTCGTTCACGATCACGCTCGCGGGTGCGCTCGCGGCCGGCCTCGCCGGGTGTGCGGACGACGACGATGGGGACGGAAACGGAGACGACGGCGACGAGAACGGTGGGGGCGAGTACGTCGAGGACGAACCGGAGTACGACGACTGGTTCGACGACGTCGACACCTACGAGGGGACCCTCGACATGACCGGCGAGGAGGAGGTGACGGTGATGAACGGCGCGGGCGAGACGGGGATGCGGTTCGACCCGCCGGCGATCCTCGTCGACGCCGGAACGACTGTCGTCTGGGAGTGGACCGGCGAGGGCGGCTCGCACGACGTCACCCACGCCGACGGCGAGTTCCAGAGCGACACGCAAGACGGCGAGGGTGAAACCTTCGAACACACGTTCGAAGACGACGGCATCCACCGGTACTACTGCACGCCACACCAGGCGAACGGACAGAAAGGCGCCGTCGTTGTCCAGTGA